One genomic segment of Streptomyces sp. TLI_146 includes these proteins:
- a CDS encoding 3-hydroxybutyryl-CoA dehydrogenase, whose amino-acid sequence MSTIQRVGVVGGGQMGAGIAEVCARAGLDTVVCETDAGAARAARERLVHSLDRAVERGKATPAERDDALARLVFSGSLDDLADRQLVVEAVPEDPALKAEVFAALDKAVEDPDAILATNTSSVPIMRLGMATGRADRVVGLHFFNPVPVMPLVEVVPSLHTSAQTLARAEEFASSVLDRTTVRSKDRAGFVVNALLVPYLLAAIRMAESGFASAADIDAGMERGCAHPMGPLRLVDLIGLDTVAAIADSLYAEFKEPLYAPPPLLQRMVEAGLLGRKSGRGFHRYGEG is encoded by the coding sequence ATGAGCACTATCCAGCGCGTGGGGGTCGTCGGGGGCGGCCAGATGGGGGCGGGGATCGCGGAGGTGTGTGCCCGGGCCGGGCTCGACACCGTCGTCTGCGAGACCGACGCGGGAGCGGCCCGGGCGGCGCGCGAGCGGCTGGTCCACTCCCTGGACCGCGCCGTCGAGCGGGGCAAGGCGACACCGGCCGAGCGGGACGACGCCCTGGCCCGGCTCGTGTTCAGCGGCAGCCTGGACGACCTGGCCGACCGGCAGTTGGTCGTCGAGGCCGTCCCCGAGGACCCGGCGCTCAAGGCCGAGGTGTTCGCCGCGCTCGACAAGGCCGTGGAGGACCCGGACGCGATCCTGGCGACCAACACGTCGTCGGTCCCGATCATGCGCCTGGGCATGGCGACCGGGCGCGCGGACCGGGTGGTGGGGCTGCACTTCTTCAACCCGGTGCCGGTGATGCCACTGGTGGAGGTGGTCCCGTCCCTGCACACCTCGGCCCAAACCCTGGCCAGAGCAGAGGAGTTCGCGTCGTCCGTCCTGGACCGCACCACGGTCCGCTCGAAAGACCGGGCGGGGTTCGTGGTGAACGCCCTGCTGGTGCCGTACCTCCTGGCGGCGATCCGCATGGCCGAGTCCGGTTTCGCCTCGGCGGCCGACATCGACGCCGGCATGGAACGGGGCTGCGCCCACCCGATGGGCCCGCTCCGGCTCGTCGATCTGATCGGCCTGGACACGGTGGCGGCGATCGCGGACTCCCTGTACGCGGAGTTCAAGGAGCCGCTGTACGCCCCGCCGCCGCTGCTCCAGCGCATGGTCGAGGCGGGCCTGCTGGGCCGCAAGAGCGGGCGGGGGTTCCACCGGTACGGCGAGGGGTGA